Proteins found in one Pongo pygmaeus isolate AG05252 chromosome 8, NHGRI_mPonPyg2-v2.0_pri, whole genome shotgun sequence genomic segment:
- the ZNF488 gene encoding zinc finger protein 488 codes for MAAGKEAPLSLSAENRWRLSEPELGWGCKPVLLEKTNRLGPEATVGKAGRDVGGAELALLAAPGKPRPGKLLPSKARGEQRQSTFTELPRMKDRQVDAQAQERERDDPTGQPGAPQLTQDIPRGPAGSKVFSVWPGGARGEQRSAFSKPTKRPAERPEPTSVFPAGESADALGELSGLLNTTDLTCWGRLSTPKLLVGDFWNLQALPQNAPLCSAFLGAPTLWLEHNQAQVSPPSSSSTTSWALLPPTLTSLGLSTQNWCAKCNLSFRLTSDLVVHMRSHHKKEHAGPDPHSQKRREEALACPVCQEHFRERHHLSRHMTSHS; via the coding sequence ATGGCAGCTGGGAAGGAAGCCCCGTTGAGCCTATCGGCTGAAAACAGATGGCGACTTAGCGAACctgagctgggctggggctgCAAGCCAGTGCTGCTTGAGAAGACGAACCGCCTGGGCCCTGAGGCTACTGTGGGCAAGGCGGGCCGGGATGTGGGCGGTGCGGAGCTGGCACTGTTGGCAGCCCCAGGCAAGCCCCGACCTGGCAAGCTGCTGCCCTCAAAGGCACGTGGAGAGCAGAGGCAGAGCACCTTCACGGAGCTGCCAAGGATGAAGGACCGGCAGGTGGATGCTCAGGCCCAGGAGAGGGAGCGCGATGACCCCACAGGCCAGCCTGGTGCCCCACAGCTGACCCAGGACATCCCCAGAGGCCCAGCTGGCAGCAAAGTCTTCTCTGTGTGGCCCGGTGGAGCACGAGGTGAGCAGAGAAGCGCCTTTAGCAAACCAACCAAGCGACCAGCAGAGAGGCCTGAGCCAACCTCAGTCTTCCCTGCAGGGGAATCTGCAGACGCCCTGGGGGAGCTGTCTGGACTCCTCAACACCACAGACCTCACTTGTTGGGGTCGACTTTCAACTCCCAAGCTTTTGGTTGGTGATTTCTGGAACTTGCAAGCATTGCCACAGAATGCTCCACTCTGTAGCGCTTTCCTGGGTGCCCCCACACTGTGGCTGGAGCACAACCAGGCCCAAGTGTCCCCACCCTCGTCATCCTCCACCACTTCGTGGGCCCTCCTGCCACCCACCCTCACCTCCCTGGGCTTGTCCACCCAGAACTGGTGTGCAAAGTGCAACCTGTCCTTCCGCCTAACGTCCGACCTGGTCGTCCACATGCGGTCCCACCACAAAAAGGAGCATGCAGGGCCTGACCCACATTCTCAGAAGCGGAGAGAAGAGGCCCTCGCCTGCCCTGTGTGCCAGGAGCACTTCCGGGAGCGCCACCACCTCTCCCGGCACATGACTTCTCACAGCTAG